Proteins encoded together in one Elusimicrobiota bacterium window:
- a CDS encoding homoserine O-acetyltransferase, whose protein sequence is MTQAIPTPSALGVVETRTFTFDRMVLASGQELGPVTLAYQTYGRLNEKRENAILLLHALTGDAHVAGLEKGEPKPGWWDPLVGPGKAFDTDKYFIVCSNVIGGCRGSTGPGSLDPKNGKPYGLHFPVITIGDMVEAQRRLMDHLGIPAWLSVAGGSMGGMQALQWAASYPERVKSVIPVATTLKHSPQQIAFDEVGRQAIMADPDWMGGEYYGHGQPERGLAVARMIGHITYMSDQSMEEKFSRRLKAEGFKFTFDAEFEVEGYLRHRGAHFVRRFDANSYLYVTRAIDYFDLSGDKLFGSGGPIPRFLVISFKSDWLYPSYQSRDIVTALRSRQGDVTYVEINSTYGHDAFLVEYDEQARLIKPFLAKTFEFGSRG, encoded by the coding sequence ATGACACAAGCGATTCCCACCCCCTCAGCTCTCGGTGTTGTTGAGACGCGGACCTTCACGTTTGATCGGATGGTTTTGGCGTCGGGACAGGAATTGGGACCCGTGACGTTGGCTTATCAGACGTATGGGAGGCTGAATGAAAAACGAGAGAACGCTATTCTCCTTCTTCATGCTTTAACGGGTGATGCCCATGTGGCGGGGCTTGAAAAGGGGGAACCGAAACCCGGATGGTGGGACCCCCTTGTGGGACCGGGGAAGGCTTTTGACACGGACAAATATTTTATCGTGTGTTCAAATGTCATCGGAGGCTGTCGCGGTTCAACCGGGCCGGGCTCCCTTGATCCAAAAAACGGGAAGCCCTACGGCCTTCACTTTCCGGTCATTACCATTGGGGATATGGTGGAAGCTCAACGGCGACTCATGGACCACTTAGGGATCCCCGCTTGGCTTTCCGTGGCGGGGGGATCCATGGGGGGGATGCAAGCACTCCAGTGGGCGGCCAGCTATCCGGAACGGGTTAAAAGCGTGATCCCGGTGGCCACCACGCTCAAGCATTCCCCTCAGCAGATCGCCTTCGATGAAGTGGGGCGTCAAGCCATCATGGCGGACCCGGACTGGATGGGGGGGGAATACTATGGGCACGGTCAGCCGGAACGGGGGCTGGCGGTGGCCCGGATGATTGGACACATCACATACATGTCGGACCAGTCCATGGAAGAGAAATTTTCCCGACGGCTTAAAGCCGAAGGGTTCAAATTCACCTTTGATGCGGAGTTTGAAGTGGAAGGGTATTTGCGCCACCGGGGGGCCCATTTCGTTCGACGGTTTGACGCGAACAGTTACCTCTATGTGACCCGCGCCATCGACTATTTCGATCTTTCCGGTGATAAGCTGTTTGGGTCCGGTGGTCCCATCCCTCGGTTTCTTGTCATTTCCTTCAAATCCGACTGGCTCTACCCCTCTTATCAGTCCCGTGATATTGTGACCGCATTGCGATCTCGGCAAGGGGACGTGACCTACGTGGAAATTAATTCCACTTACGGTCATGACGCGTTTTTGGTGGAGTATGATGAACAAGCCCGACTGATTAAGCCTTTTTTGGCCAAGACCTTTGAATTCGGATCCCGAGGTTAA
- a CDS encoding sulfate ABC transporter substrate-binding protein, with the protein MRRILFGVSLLCGAFVPAVYSKDSTELLNVSYDATRTFFQDYGRLFQSHWKEKTGESVSVRQSHGGSAKQARSVIDGLEADVVTLALASDIDAIVTRSGKISSEWRGRFPNNSSPATSTVVFLVRAGNPKNIHGWEDLVRPGISVITPNPKTSGGARWNYLAAWGYALKRDQSPASAQAFVGKLYRNVPLLDSGARGSAMSFVRRGLGDVLIAWENEALFIQRDFGEKRFQLIRPSLSVQAEPCVAVVDHVVDQRGTRALATAYLEFLYSDVAQELAVQHFFRPSRPDIRSPLPPMELFTVKEIVGDWETAQRVHFSDGGLFDQIYDPR; encoded by the coding sequence ATGAGAAGAATCCTCTTTGGGGTCTCTCTTCTTTGTGGGGCGTTTGTTCCCGCTGTTTATTCGAAGGATTCCACGGAACTCTTAAACGTTTCCTATGATGCCACCCGCACGTTTTTTCAAGATTACGGGCGACTGTTTCAATCCCACTGGAAAGAAAAGACCGGCGAGTCTGTTTCTGTTCGCCAATCCCATGGGGGGTCGGCCAAACAAGCGCGTTCGGTCATTGATGGACTGGAAGCCGACGTGGTCACTCTCGCCTTGGCGTCGGATATCGACGCGATCGTGACGCGGTCTGGAAAAATTTCATCGGAGTGGAGGGGTCGTTTTCCGAACAACAGTTCTCCCGCCACATCGACGGTCGTCTTTCTTGTTCGTGCGGGGAACCCCAAAAATATTCACGGCTGGGAGGACCTCGTTCGGCCGGGGATTTCCGTGATCACGCCTAACCCCAAAACGTCCGGTGGCGCCCGGTGGAACTATCTTGCCGCTTGGGGCTATGCCTTGAAAAGGGACCAGTCCCCAGCGAGCGCTCAGGCGTTTGTGGGAAAACTCTATCGCAATGTCCCTCTCCTCGATTCAGGGGCGCGAGGGTCCGCCATGTCTTTTGTGCGGCGGGGATTGGGCGATGTTCTGATCGCCTGGGAAAACGAAGCACTGTTCATTCAGCGGGATTTTGGGGAGAAGAGGTTTCAGCTCATCCGTCCTTCCCTCAGCGTTCAAGCGGAACCTTGCGTGGCGGTGGTGGATCACGTTGTTGACCAACGGGGCACCCGGGCGCTGGCCACCGCCTATTTGGAATTCCTCTATTCTGACGTTGCCCAAGAGCTCGCGGTTCAGCACTTTTTTCGACCGTCTCGTCCAGACATCCGGAGCCCCCTTCCCCCCATGGAACTCTTTACCGTGAAGGAAATCGTTGGGGATTGGGAAACCGCCCAACGGGTCCATTTCTCAGACGGGGGCCTTTTCGACCAGATTTATGATCCGCGCTAA
- a CDS encoding O-acetylhomoserine aminocarboxypropyltransferase/cysteine synthase encodes MTQFDHQLKPETLALHGGQESDPTTGARAVPIYQTTSYQFKNTEHAANLFGLKEFGNIYTRLMNPTTDVLEKRIAALDGGVGALGVSSGQSAISLALLNIAQSGDEIVSADNLYGGTYNLFHYTFPKFGVTVKFAKSGDLDSIKKAITPKTKAIYAESIGNPKLDVADLAGISAIAHEAGIPFILDNTVSPYLLRPFDHGVDITVYSATKFIGGHGTSIGGLIVDSGKFDWTNGKFPLMADPDPSYHGINFVEALKPMGNIAYIIKARVTLLRDLGMALSPFNAFLLLQGFETLHLRMPRHAENALAVATFMKKHPKVNWVNYPGLADSPEQVRVKKYLPKGAGAILGFGIKGGLEAGRKFIDRLKLISHLANVGDAKTLAIHPATTTHSQLSAEEQKATGVTPDYVRLSVGLEHIDDILADIDQALKQA; translated from the coding sequence ATGACACAGTTTGATCACCAATTGAAACCTGAAACATTAGCGCTGCATGGGGGACAAGAGTCTGATCCCACCACAGGGGCCCGCGCGGTTCCCATCTACCAAACCACCAGCTATCAGTTTAAGAACACCGAACACGCGGCCAACCTGTTTGGTCTTAAAGAGTTCGGGAACATTTACACGCGGCTCATGAACCCCACCACCGACGTGTTGGAAAAACGTATCGCGGCGTTGGACGGGGGCGTGGGCGCGCTCGGGGTGTCGAGTGGGCAATCGGCAATTTCTCTGGCCCTCTTAAACATCGCTCAATCGGGAGACGAAATTGTTTCGGCCGACAACCTGTATGGGGGCACCTATAACCTGTTCCATTACACGTTCCCGAAATTTGGCGTGACGGTGAAATTCGCAAAATCGGGCGATTTGGACAGCATCAAAAAAGCCATCACACCGAAAACCAAAGCCATCTACGCGGAATCCATTGGCAACCCGAAACTGGACGTGGCGGATTTAGCCGGGATATCCGCCATTGCTCATGAGGCGGGAATCCCCTTCATTTTGGACAACACCGTTTCGCCCTACCTCCTGCGTCCTTTTGATCACGGGGTGGACATTACCGTGTATTCCGCCACGAAGTTTATTGGTGGTCACGGGACATCGATTGGGGGACTCATCGTGGACTCCGGAAAATTCGATTGGACGAACGGGAAATTTCCGCTGATGGCGGACCCCGATCCCTCTTATCATGGGATTAATTTTGTGGAAGCCCTAAAGCCCATGGGGAACATTGCTTACATCATCAAGGCGCGGGTCACACTTCTCCGGGATCTCGGGATGGCCCTGTCCCCGTTTAACGCGTTCCTTCTCCTTCAAGGATTTGAGACGCTCCACCTGCGTATGCCGCGCCACGCGGAAAACGCGCTGGCCGTGGCCACTTTCATGAAGAAGCATCCAAAGGTCAACTGGGTGAATTACCCGGGGTTGGCGGACAGCCCTGAGCAGGTTCGGGTTAAAAAATATCTGCCCAAAGGTGCCGGCGCTATTTTGGGGTTTGGCATTAAGGGGGGCTTGGAGGCGGGCCGGAAATTTATTGATCGGTTAAAACTGATCAGTCATTTGGCCAATGTGGGGGACGCCAAAACCTTGGCCATTCACCCGGCCACGACCACCCACTCCCAGCTGTCTGCGGAAGAGCAGAAGGCCACTGGGGTGACCCCAGACTACGTTCGCCTTTCTGTGGGACTTGAACATATCGACGATATCTTGGCGGATATCGATCAGGCTTTAAAACAGGCGTAA
- a CDS encoding porin, protein MKWNASVWGWGLLLVVTGTLCSAATEVENRLANLEARQKALEDKWADQPVVTAGAEGFSLKSPDGSIGIRFYGDIQLDGRFYVSDKAGSFTDTFLLRRLRPGFEMNGYGILKARFQPNFGGSSVSLDDGYFDFIVSPEATFRLGRYKPPVGLENLQASTRLTFVERGLPTNLVPGYDEGAQIHGVLSQGRVSYAVSVSNGAPDGAGVAADHADGKTVSARLFVEPLKGSSSLLRDLGLGVAETRGREKGTPLPAGFKTEGQNTFFSYTNAVAQGKHQRISPQMYWYGAGLGFLGEYVVSYQEVQHTSTQRITHLTNTAWQMALSYVLTGEQPTYKGVKPKTNFDPSRGTWGAVECSVRVSRFTADESAFEMNVADAATSAREARAWTGGVNWYPNSLLKTVINYTYTSFSGGAPNGRRVPENALFLRTQIAF, encoded by the coding sequence ATGAAATGGAATGCGAGCGTCTGGGGGTGGGGTTTGCTGTTGGTGGTGACAGGGACCCTGTGTTCTGCGGCGACCGAAGTGGAAAACCGACTGGCCAATCTGGAAGCCCGTCAGAAAGCTCTGGAGGACAAATGGGCGGACCAGCCGGTCGTGACCGCTGGCGCCGAAGGGTTTTCGTTGAAATCGCCGGATGGGTCCATCGGTATTCGATTTTATGGGGATATTCAACTGGATGGGCGTTTTTATGTGTCCGATAAGGCGGGATCCTTTACCGACACTTTCTTGTTGCGCCGTCTGCGGCCGGGGTTTGAAATGAATGGGTATGGGATTTTGAAGGCCCGGTTCCAACCGAATTTTGGTGGAAGTTCTGTCTCCTTGGATGATGGCTATTTTGATTTTATTGTTTCCCCGGAAGCCACGTTTCGTTTGGGGCGGTACAAGCCGCCAGTGGGTCTGGAAAATCTTCAGGCCAGTACGCGTTTGACCTTTGTGGAGAGAGGCCTTCCCACCAATCTTGTTCCAGGGTATGACGAAGGGGCTCAAATCCACGGCGTTCTTTCCCAGGGGCGGGTGAGTTACGCTGTGAGCGTTTCCAATGGGGCTCCAGACGGTGCGGGTGTGGCGGCCGATCACGCGGATGGCAAAACGGTTTCGGCCCGCCTCTTCGTCGAGCCCCTGAAAGGTTCCTCCTCCCTCCTCCGTGATTTGGGGCTGGGTGTGGCCGAAACCCGTGGTCGGGAAAAGGGGACGCCGCTTCCCGCGGGATTCAAAACCGAAGGTCAGAATACTTTTTTCAGTTACACGAACGCGGTGGCTCAGGGGAAACATCAACGGATTTCGCCCCAGATGTACTGGTATGGTGCGGGATTAGGATTTTTAGGGGAGTACGTGGTCTCCTATCAAGAAGTCCAGCACACCTCTACCCAAAGGATAACCCATTTGACGAATACGGCCTGGCAAATGGCCCTTTCTTACGTGCTGACCGGAGAGCAACCCACTTATAAGGGGGTAAAACCAAAAACGAATTTTGACCCGTCCCGGGGGACCTGGGGAGCGGTGGAGTGTTCGGTGCGTGTGAGCCGATTTACGGCGGATGAATCGGCTTTTGAAATGAACGTGGCGGATGCCGCGACGTCGGCCCGGGAAGCGCGCGCGTGGACCGGCGGGGTGAACTGGTACCCCAACTCTTTGCTTAAAACGGTGATCAATTATACCTACACGTCTTTTTCGGGTGGGGCACCCAACGGTCGACGCGTTCCGGAAAACGCCCTCTTCCTTCGGACACAAATCGCTTTCTAG
- the cysT gene encoding sulfate ABC transporter permease subunit CysT, with product MIRANRKRRRSSPLPGLGLSLGYAVFYLGLLVLLPLSALLVNAGKMSGLEFIQIVTSPRALAAFRVTFGTAAAAAALNGVFGFLVAWALIRYRFPGRRIVDGLVDLPFALPTAVAGLTLTELYSPSGWLGAPLAFVGLPVAFTRLGIVIALVFIGLPFVVRTLQPVLEDLDRDMEEAAKTLGASPFQIFRRVILPPLVPPLLTGFALAFARGIGEYGSVVFIAGNMPLRTEIVPLLIMTKLEQYDVAGASALAVVMLGLSFALLLTINSFQAWTRRRQGAAT from the coding sequence ATGATCCGCGCTAACCGAAAAAGGCGAAGGTCCAGTCCGTTGCCTGGATTGGGTCTTTCCCTGGGCTACGCTGTATTTTACCTGGGACTGTTGGTCCTTTTGCCTTTGTCCGCTCTTTTGGTGAATGCCGGAAAAATGTCGGGATTGGAATTTATTCAGATCGTCACTTCGCCCCGGGCTTTAGCGGCGTTCCGTGTTACTTTTGGAACGGCGGCCGCGGCGGCGGCGCTGAACGGGGTTTTTGGGTTTCTTGTGGCGTGGGCGCTCATCCGTTACCGGTTTCCAGGGCGACGAATCGTGGATGGTCTCGTGGACCTTCCGTTCGCGTTGCCAACGGCGGTGGCGGGGCTAACGTTAACGGAACTGTACAGCCCCTCCGGTTGGCTGGGGGCTCCGTTGGCGTTCGTAGGATTGCCGGTGGCGTTCACGCGCTTAGGCATTGTGATTGCCCTCGTTTTTATTGGACTTCCTTTCGTGGTGAGGACGCTCCAACCGGTGTTGGAAGATCTGGACCGGGACATGGAAGAAGCCGCTAAAACATTGGGGGCAAGTCCGTTTCAGATTTTTCGCCGCGTGATCCTTCCCCCTCTTGTGCCTCCGCTCCTAACGGGTTTCGCGTTGGCTTTTGCCCGGGGGATCGGGGAATACGGGAGCGTGGTGTTCATTGCGGGGAACATGCCGCTTCGGACCGAAATTGTTCCCCTCTTGATCATGACGAAACTTGAACAGTATGACGTGGCCGGGGCGTCCGCGTTGGCGGTGGTCATGTTGGGTCTTTCCTTCGCTCTCCTGCTCACCATCAATTCATTTCAAGCGTGGACACGACGTCGACAAGGAGCGGCCACGTGA
- a CDS encoding PorV/PorQ family protein gives MKGGLPFRPVILGCVFLVGYGVSPGWSEGKSSALPFLTLDVSARSAGMGGAQVAVVDDATAVLSNPAALRRLIRPTVSMFHSSYVGSSFFDFVGVGRRVGRTGAFGVGAQFLSQGRLERIDTEGNTTGNFSPNDAALSFGYAGEFGGTFLGVGGKYIRSSLSDTASTFAGDAGILSPPLMDQTVRLAAVVSNLGPEIKYKSKSESLPTQGRAGVRFEANAQWNFAADIVFPIAGDIYSALGGEYHVPLDGSLDVFLRGGYNTRAKGMDSLSGFSGGIGFGHALFDVDYALVTLGDLGLSHQFSLTFRFGPETKPPTPKKFPPGLPRNLNE, from the coding sequence ATGAAAGGGGGCCTCCCCTTTCGACCTGTTATCCTTGGGTGTGTTTTTTTAGTGGGGTATGGGGTTTCTCCTGGATGGAGCGAAGGGAAATCCTCCGCTCTTCCTTTTTTGACTTTAGATGTAAGCGCTCGCTCCGCTGGGATGGGAGGAGCTCAGGTGGCGGTTGTGGACGATGCCACTGCCGTCCTATCGAACCCTGCCGCGCTTCGCCGATTGATTCGTCCAACCGTCTCGATGTTTCACTCTTCCTATGTGGGGTCAAGTTTTTTTGATTTTGTTGGAGTGGGGCGGCGGGTCGGTCGCACGGGGGCTTTTGGTGTCGGCGCTCAATTCCTTTCTCAGGGCCGTCTCGAACGTATTGATACGGAAGGCAACACCACAGGAAACTTTTCCCCCAACGACGCGGCCCTGTCTTTCGGATACGCGGGCGAATTTGGCGGCACGTTTTTGGGTGTGGGGGGAAAATACATCCGTTCCTCACTCTCGGACACCGCGTCCACCTTTGCCGGCGATGCCGGAATTCTTTCCCCCCCACTTATGGATCAAACGGTGCGTTTGGCCGCCGTGGTCTCAAATCTGGGTCCGGAGATTAAATACAAATCGAAATCGGAATCTCTTCCCACGCAAGGTCGAGCGGGCGTCCGGTTTGAGGCCAACGCCCAGTGGAATTTCGCGGCGGATATTGTTTTCCCAATAGCGGGGGATATCTATTCCGCTCTAGGGGGAGAATACCATGTCCCGTTGGATGGATCTCTGGATGTGTTCTTGAGAGGGGGCTACAACACCCGGGCCAAAGGAATGGATTCCCTAAGTGGGTTCAGCGGGGGGATCGGATTTGGCCATGCTTTATTTGATGTGGATTACGCTCTCGTCACTTTAGGAGATTTGGGGCTCAGCCATCAATTTTCTCTCACGTTTCGGTTTGGCCCAGAAACGAAACCTCCCACCCCTAAGAAATTCCCCCCTGGACTCCCTCGGAATTTAAACGAATAA
- the metW gene encoding methionine biosynthesis protein MetW: MRPDHHAILQMVEPGAKVLDLGCEKGDLLALLEKERGVKAQGVELREDSIYECVEKGLTVLHGDIEGGLGQFPDGSFDYVILNHSMQETRNVEFVLKEALRVGRKAIVGFPNMCHWRARVDVFFRGRTPVSPALPYRWHNTPNIHFLSLYDFEEFCREKGLRVLQRYGVTRNGRARVWPNLFAESGVFKITAGDSFSL, translated from the coding sequence ATGCGCCCCGATCACCACGCGATTCTTCAGATGGTTGAACCGGGGGCCAAGGTATTGGATTTGGGATGTGAAAAGGGGGACCTCTTGGCCCTCTTGGAAAAGGAACGCGGTGTGAAAGCTCAAGGCGTTGAGTTGAGAGAGGATTCCATCTACGAATGCGTGGAAAAGGGGTTGACCGTATTGCACGGTGATATTGAGGGGGGGCTTGGTCAATTTCCCGATGGTTCTTTCGATTACGTGATCTTGAACCACAGCATGCAGGAAACCCGGAACGTGGAGTTTGTCTTGAAAGAAGCTCTCCGTGTCGGGCGAAAGGCCATCGTGGGGTTTCCGAACATGTGCCACTGGCGGGCACGGGTGGACGTTTTTTTTCGCGGGCGGACGCCCGTATCGCCGGCCTTACCCTACCGTTGGCACAACACCCCCAACATCCATTTTTTGAGTCTTTACGATTTTGAAGAGTTCTGCCGAGAAAAAGGCCTTCGGGTCTTACAGCGGTACGGGGTAACACGAAACGGACGCGCACGGGTGTGGCCCAATCTTTTTGCGGAAAGCGGTGTATTTAAAATAACGGCCGGGGATTCTTTTTCCCTCTAG